In Oryzias latipes chromosome 15, ASM223467v1, the sequence ACCGTAACAAGGACAGACTATCATGAAGACAAACTCAGAAATTACTGAAACATCAACATTAAAGATAACGACAAATACATAAACACTGGATGTTGGAAGACAAAACAAGTTAGTTACTATAATAATGACATTTACATTCATAGCAGACAAATGAAAAGGGTACAGTTAAGAAACAAATCCACTGTGTcccaaataaaccaaaattaGTCCAAGCTCATAAAAACATAACTCTAAGTGTTGATCTGGGTCTTTTTCATTTATACCAAACTTCTATGTTttagttcatttattttatcacTTGCTAAGTGCTTCGGTACTATACCTATTTCCATTACATCACAAGCTTTGTGATCATGTAATCCCAAACCAGCATCATTTCATCTTTTGTGTGACACTACAAACAGCTATAGTTCTTTGCAGCTGAAACATGAGTAATCCATTACAAACTGGTGCTGGCCTCGGAAAAGTGGCTTTGTTAGAGAATCAAAGATTTATtagcttaaagaaaaaaatggtgtgcaaaataaaaagccagCAAAATCATAGCACAAACTTCAACCTAAATTAAGTTTGTGTTGGTTGAATCCCAAAACGCATCTTTGAAGTTTCTTTTAACAATTGCCAAAAATTCTTTCCATGCTTGCTAACAAGCAAAACATGCAAATGTTAGAGATTCCACCAGTAGAGGGGGACTTCACACCATAGACACTGTGGGCACCAGGACCCTTACCATGACTTTGACTATGACCCCACTTGTAAATGCAGGAAACCtattaaatacttttaaaccttttcatctttgaaaactttttgattgaagaaaatctgctgcaggagaaggaTCTAATTTGACACtgagtgtgttttattttgaaagaaaatcattGCTTTGTCAAAAGAAGCTAAACTTGTTCTGATCTAACGCCATCATAATCtaaattttataaatatttgaaagccatgttttttttaattaatgactTAATGGCAACAAAAACAGTGTATTTTCCTGAACAATGAAGTGGAACTTTGCAGCTCTTGCTGGATTTTGGTCATGGGAAACTGTCCCACATGACTCTTTTAGTGTTAATGGTTGCAGACTCCAGATCCATGCATAGTAACAATTGGTAAAATGCAGCTTCTGTATACATTTTAATTGTCTGTCACCTATcctaaaaacagtttgtttttgcatgagcATCAAAACAAAACGAAGCAAGTACTGGCTTCAACCAGGAAGTAGGACAGAACTTGAATGGGAAGCATCCCATTTGCACTGTATTTTGTTTTAAGGCTGCGACATGTAAAATTACCATCAAAACAGTTCAATCAAAGTGGGGCGTAAACTGTCCACTCTGCATGAGTGGAGCCGCTGCATCATGGAAGACACCTGTTGTTGAGGCGCCCTAAAGCCCTGAAGCCCTAAAGCTGCGCTGGGGCTGCAAGCTGCGTCAAAACGCGTCCCGTGATCGGCTGCAGCCGCATCCTCGCCGTGACTTGCAGAAGACAAAGACTTGTTGTATAACTCACTGAAGGCTGTATTGTTGTGGCGGGCAAATGCGCATTAAAGGCTACGGTTTGTGCGGTTATGTTCATTAAAACATTCCTGCGCGGATTGGGGCGACATCGAGTGAGAGAGCGCGGCTTTACATAATAAACTGCACGCTTTTCGCGTGAAATGCGCCTTTAAAAGCGAGCTCCGTACTGACACACTGAAGCGCATCCAACGGCTGAGGAGAGCCTCAAGTCTGACAGCTGCTACCGGTTGCAACTGGTTGCGTCAACACGGCGGTAGGATGGCCACGTCGTACCCTTTACCGGAGGGTTTCTCCGAGTTCGACGTGTTTTCTCTGGGATCTTGCCTGCTGGTGGAGGGTGAGTGTCTTGGAATTCAGCCATGGTGTGGGGCTGCGCCCTTATGGCGCGCTTCGTCCGGTCCACCTCTGACAGGACTTGACACCGATCCCGTGATGCAGcgtggagacaaaaaaaaagaatttttcgTTTGGGTCTCCACGGAAAGCATCCACACAGAGAAACGCGCGCAGCTGTTAGCGATGCGTTGTTCTACAGTCACGCACAGTTTTTAACCAAGAGGGTTTAaggtgtctgtttgtttgtgttccaCCAAAAGGGCTGTTGGGCATCTTTCTGAATTCGGTGACAATCGTTGCTTTCCTCAAAGTCAGAGAGCTGAGAACCCCGAGCAATTTCCTGGTGTTCAGCCTGGCGATGGCTGACATCGGCATCTCCATGAATGCCACCATTGCAGCCTTCTCCAGCTTTTTGAGGTGAGTGATGCTAAGGTGCAAAAAGTACAGATTATCCAAATCATTTCTAACTACAggaagcaataaaacaaaaatgcgaAATAGGAAAGAAATAATAGCactctttttgaaaatgttgaagATCCACTAATGTTATATGTCACCAGGTACTGGCCTTATGGCTCAGAAGGATGCCAGACTCATGGCTTTCATGGCTTCCTGACAGCCCTCGCCAGCATCCACTTCATTGCAGCCATCGCCTGGGACAGATACCATCAGTACTGCACCAGTAAGTACACACAGTGTTGCTATGCACAGCCAGAAAGTCAAATGCATCCCCCAGCCACACATGACCTGAAGGGAGCAGCTGGTCAGTCTTTGCACTGGTCACAGATTGTTTACATCAGAGTGACAAAGTGATGGCAGctcatcaacagaaaaaaaaacctgcatgcttgaaaataaaactttaattttaaagataatttcaACCTGAAAGTAGCCTTAAAGATGCaatgcaatatttttaaaatgttctttctggcatttttctgatgatggaggacatacattaagaaaattaagcctaaaatagtgtttctgagtatttctacaAGCTCCCTCCCCTGCTCTGTTCagatgcatctacttgtagattcatgtaggtttttgttttccttatccgtgctgacatctggctcaaaactgtacagatctggtattgttcgccatttttgttgcactggaaaTTTTAGGTTTGGGTagtgagtggctgtaagctagcaggagaggtgtaaacagatggatgatggggaaTGGGGGAAGCCTTATTCTGCAGCAACAATTCCGCCCACAACCAGAAGCAAATTTaaactattgctgctctgcagaaactatgccctaaaACACAGGGTTTTTTGGGGGGTAAAAATTGCATAACCACAATTTAAAGACTACGATGaatgcttttataatagatcaaaagattatcatTGTGAGACTTTAAGccctaaaaacaaaattcaaatgagAGGGAAAGAAGAACCAACTTTTCCTTCAGAATCAAGGTTTTTGTTATAGATGCAGAGTGgcattttagaatttttttcaaaaaaaattggGCTGATGTGTTTGAAAAGCCTTTTAAGCAGACATTACAATTGTTACTCTCACCAGGGACAAAGCTCCAGTGGAGTACTGCCATCACTCTGGCTGTACTAGTTTGGATCTTCACTGCTTTCTGGGCTGCCATGCCCCTTATTGGCTGGGGAGAATACGACTACGAGCCCCTCAGGACTTGCTGTACACTGGACATCAGCAAGGGAGACAGGTATTGTTCTTATCCAAGTGATGCCACAAAGACAAATTCAGGTCACTTCACATCTTTTAAATTTATCTTCTGAgacaaaatcccacaaccttGTTTATGTTCGTCTTTTAACAGGAACTATGTCTCCTACGTGATCCCAATGAGCATCTTTAACATGGGGATCCAGGTGTTTGTTGTTATGTCCTCTTACCAATCCATTGCACAAAAGTTTCAGAAGACTGGAAACCCCAGAGTAAGTAACACAACACGGCAGTCCTCAAAATGTCACACTATTGCGAGATTTTTACTCCGTTTATGAGATTTCAACCAACATTTTTAGCATTAAtgattaattaaaaagaaacaaatgaagaGGAGTAGTGATACATGGTTCAAACCAATCTGTTATTGCCAAAAACTGACAATAAATCATCACAATAATGCTTGATCCataaatttgtaaaaatatagaGTCAACTTGGTGCTTTCTCCTGCTTTGAAGTTGCTCACTAGCGGAAATAAGGTGAATTCTTCTAAGTCCAACCAGCTTTCCAAAGCTAAAACACAGACGTGGAATGTGAAGCATGCACTGACATACAGGTCAGTGCCACAGGCATTAGACTCAATGCTTCAGTTATGAATGCAGGCAGTGGCCTGTGTTTTGACAAGAACAATTTGTCAGCCAATAGCAAGTGTAGTGATAGAGTTCTGCAGGGACTGAATCTTGTGGCCCCACATCAGGTTGCGTAAACCCATTATTAACAGTCATTTGAGCTGGCCAGAGATTCACTCATTACAAACAGAATGTGTGCGCAGTAGAAACGCTAAGCTCCCCACCAGATAAAAGAAACATTGTGATTGTCATAAGAGTTTTTAGAGTAATCAACAGGATGTAAACCCTAAACATATCTGCCTGATGTTCATCTGACAAACATGCTGAGGAACTCTGCTCTCAGTGCAAAGtctttttttgacagatttggCTGAAACTCAAATTTTGTTGCATTGATTTGAGGAAGCTTTCAGACTAagcttggaataaaaaaaattgtaaatttaaattACTGACCATTACTCAGTTAATTTTTAGCTTTTCAATGATCCGAACCCACCTGTGCCTATTGAtgtaaatatgcatcaaaccacttccgCTTCAAA encodes:
- the LOC101157001 gene encoding RPE-retinal G protein-coupled receptor — encoded protein: MATSYPLPEGFSEFDVFSLGSCLLVEGLLGIFLNSVTIVAFLKVRELRTPSNFLVFSLAMADIGISMNATIAAFSSFLRYWPYGSEGCQTHGFHGFLTALASIHFIAAIAWDRYHQYCTRTKLQWSTAITLAVLVWIFTAFWAAMPLIGWGEYDYEPLRTCCTLDISKGDRNYVSYVIPMSIFNMGIQVFVVMSSYQSIAQKFQKTGNPRFNASTPLKTLLFCWGPYGILAFYAAVADANLVSPKIRMIAPILAKTSPTFNPLLYALGNENYRGGIWQFLTGEKIHVPQDDNKSK